From the genome of Alcanivorax sp.:
TACCATAGCCTTCCATTTGCAATCGCCAGGAGAGGCCCCATCAACGGTTACCCTGTCCCTGCCGGTCCGGTGGACCGCGAGATCATCATCAACAAGAGCCGCTTTATTACCTGGCTGAGGCCGGTGACGCACCGTGACGAGGCCATGGCCATCGTGGAGCAGGCCCGGACACAGTATCCGGATGCCTCCCATCACTGCTATGCCTACCTGCTGGGTAACCCTGCCTCCGCCCAGGCAGCAATGAACGATGACGGCGAGCCATCCGGCACGGCCGGAAAACCGATTTTCAACGTGATCCAGCACAAGGGCCTGAGTGATGTGCTGGTAGTGGTGATTCGCTACTTTGGGGGCGTGAAGTTGGGGGCTGGCGGGCTGGTTCGGGCCTACGCGGCGGCGGCGGAAGCGGTGCTGTCAGACGTGAAGCGGGTCGAACATGTGCCGCAATTTAGTGCTAGTCTGGTCATGGCTTTTGCGCTTGAGCAGCGCCTGCGCCACTGGGCCGATCAGCATCAGGGACAGGTGATGGATGTGGAATATGGCCAGCAGGTTACCTTGAAAGTGAGCGCGCCCCTGGCGCATTTTGAGGATCTGGAAGCGCTCTGTGCGGCGGAACAGATTGCGATGTCCACTGACTGATCTGCGCTTGGTCGTTGCGGTGCAGACAACCCGTCTTGAGGGTGATGGGGCTTGATTCGGTCAGCAAGCGGGCTCTCCCACAGATTCCAGCGTTAACGGTAACTGTGGGAGAGCCAGCTTGCCGAACGAATGGTGCCTGCTCTGGCCCTTAAAGAGCGGTCGTTGCGAAGATTTCCGCGTTACTCTCACGACACAGGAACAAGCAGAGTGTAAGGAGAGCGTCATGAGTAACAAGTCTGTTATTGATCCCAATCCGGCAACCTTGCCGGCGATTCTTGATTCCCTTCCCGACGACACGCCCATCGTCATGCTCAACTTGCTGCGCTTTCGCGACAAGGCGCAGTACAAGGATGGCGAGGCCAATTACAGTGGCCGTGAGGCCTACCAGAAGTACTCCGAGGTAGCCTTCGGCAAGGTGCAGGGGGTAGGCGGCGAAATGGTCTGGAAAGGCCGGGCACTGGCTGGGGTGATTGCCCCGGAAGGCGAAAAGTGGGACAGCGTGTTGTTGGTTCGCTACCCCAGCAAACAGGCGTTCGCGTCCATGCTGGCAGACCCGGAATACCGGGAAGCCACCAAACACCGCACCGCCGCACTGGAAGAAGCGCGGTTGGTGGCGATGCAGGAGTGACAGGCAGTTAACAGTGAATAGTGAACAGTTAACAGCGGCGCGATAGCACGTTATGTGATCTGAAAGGATGGAGGCCGCGCCCAGAATCTGGACGCGGCCTCATACCTTTAAACACAAAGAAAAAGCCTGATAAAGCTTGACAGGTCATGCTGCTCGTGCAGCCTTCACTGTTCACTGTTCACTGTTCACTGTTCACTGTTCACTGTTCACTGTTCACTGTTCACTGTTCACTGTTCACTGTTCACTGTTGTCGGCGATCTCATTATGACGAACCAACCTATAGGCATCCCCACCCCCAGCGGCCACACCATGCGTGCGCGCTGGTTGCGTCCGGTCACCGCGAATCCGCACAAGGCGGCGGTGATTGCCATCCATGACATTTTTGGCTTCAGCGACGATATCGAGCGTATTGCCCAGCGGCTGGCGGATAACGGTTATCCGGTGTTGGTGCCGGATCTCTATGATCTGCCCAACAGCAAGCCCCTGTGTGTGGTGAAAACCCTGAAAGCCCATGAGATGGGTAAAGGCCAGGCCTTTGAACAACTGGAGGCCTGCCGCCACTGGTTGCTGGATCAGGATGAAGAGCCCGTAGAGCAAGTGGGTGTCATGGGCTTTTGCATGGGAGGACGCTTTGCGGTCCTGTATGCCGCCCAGGCACCCGTACAGGTTGTTGCTCCGTTTTATGGCGGTATCCCCAAAGACCCTGAGGCACTGCGTGGCATCTGCCCGGCGGTGGGGGGCTGGGGACGCACTGACACGATCTATGGTGGGCATGGTGATCGTCTGGCCAGCCATATGGAGGCCCTGGGCGTGCCCCATGACATCAAGACCTACGATAATGTGGGCCACTCCTACATGAATGACCACCAGGGCTTTGTGTTCAAGAAAATGGGCCCGCTGCCGCCAATGCGTTCAAAGTTTGATGCGTCCGCCTCTGAAGACAGCTGGCAACGTGTGCTGGTGTTCTTTGAGAAGGTCTTTTCCGGGGAGATTCAGGCGGGATAATCCGCTACGAGCTACGAGCTACGAGCTATGAGCTATGAGCTATGAGCTATGAGCTATGAGCTATGAGCTACGCTTGGATCAGGAGAACTCAAAAGTTCCCGAGCTTCTGCATTTCTACGAAGCCGCTGGAGGATCAGAGATGCAACTGGCGCCTGTCTTCGTTAGATCCTGTGGGAGCGATCTTGCTCGCGATCCGGGTCTAAGCGAGGGAAGGGATTCCAGAAACGCTTTTCGAACTGCAGGGGGACCAGGGTAAAACCCGACAAATCCCCAGAAAGAATCACCTCCCCTCTGGCTCCTGGCTACACCCTGGTTCCCACACAGAAGTAGAGGAGCCAGGCTCCTCTACGAGAAAGCTTACTCGGCGCTGCACTCTACGGCGGCCCACTTGCCTTCAATGTGGGTTTTCATTGTGTGGTCGTTGCCCTTCATGGTGAGCTCAGAGGTGTAGTGCTTGCTGTTTTGCAGCACCATTTTGCCCGTGATGTGGGTCTGGCTGTTGCTGCCCGGCATCGTGCAATCGGCGCTCCATCGCAGGGTGTTTCCGCTGCTGTCTATCTCTCCATTACTGCAGTTATCCTCTTCCCAGCTTTTGCGCAGAGAGGCTTCCAGGTCCCCGGCTTCTTCAGCGGTGACACAATCTTCCTGTACCTGATTGCGCATTTGTTCAGGGACGCCCGGCGCGTCCAGTTCGATGGACAGTTTCCACTGTCCGGGTGCCAGTTCGGCGGACTGAGCCAGTGGGGAGAGCAGCAGCAGGGAAGAAAATACCAGCAGGGC
Proteins encoded in this window:
- a CDS encoding YigZ family protein; its protein translation is MDREIIINKSRFITWLRPVTHRDEAMAIVEQARTQYPDASHHCYAYLLGNPASAQAAMNDDGEPSGTAGKPIFNVIQHKGLSDVLVVVIRYFGGVKLGAGGLVRAYAAAAEAVLSDVKRVEHVPQFSASLVMAFALEQRLRHWADQHQGQVMDVEYGQQVTLKVSAPLAHFEDLEALCAAEQIAMSTD
- a CDS encoding DUF1330 domain-containing protein — translated: MSNKSVIDPNPATLPAILDSLPDDTPIVMLNLLRFRDKAQYKDGEANYSGREAYQKYSEVAFGKVQGVGGEMVWKGRALAGVIAPEGEKWDSVLLVRYPSKQAFASMLADPEYREATKHRTAALEEARLVAMQE
- a CDS encoding dienelactone hydrolase family protein; this translates as MTNQPIGIPTPSGHTMRARWLRPVTANPHKAAVIAIHDIFGFSDDIERIAQRLADNGYPVLVPDLYDLPNSKPLCVVKTLKAHEMGKGQAFEQLEACRHWLLDQDEEPVEQVGVMGFCMGGRFAVLYAAQAPVQVVAPFYGGIPKDPEALRGICPAVGGWGRTDTIYGGHGDRLASHMEALGVPHDIKTYDNVGHSYMNDHQGFVFKKMGPLPPMRSKFDASASEDSWQRVLVFFEKVFSGEIQAG
- a CDS encoding DUF3617 family protein, with the translated sequence MKSALLVFSSLLLLSPLAQSAELAPGQWKLSIELDAPGVPEQMRNQVQEDCVTAEEAGDLEASLRKSWEEDNCSNGEIDSSGNTLRWSADCTMPGSNSQTHITGKMVLQNSKHYTSELTMKGNDHTMKTHIEGKWAAVECSAE